Proteins from a single region of Thermococcus sp. EP1:
- a CDS encoding extracellular solute-binding protein, translating to MASGCIGGQKTSETKITTVELSGDFVKDAVAIGKVLEENGINEVKFSAWGSGDPNSVMRVHGIVEAARRINKIWEENGVNVKIIITDKHYAAAFQDAYQEYLSKQPLGQAGDFFVNSYAFLPTLADEGYILDITEYANAYKSVIEDFYPSLIEASKFDGKLYGLPQDTEARPLYIRRDVAAKIGFNLEGIEEKVKNGEFTWSDVYQWAKKAKGSGVAEWGLIHRKGSAHPDLIQFIFAFGGKLYNEESKKLVVDVPAIYKWFYVEWKFVQDGLLPGDIMSWDWAKQIHPAIVEGRTLFDIGGTWYWTEWQTKDYYGKEGTPRPIKPDEVQNWFAYTLFPAGEKGLQPVTLSQPFVWMINSKAGQQNPKYEELEEIYHELAFLMIIKASDPDINAIHSVISAHLPVRKAAAELISDEKWLNDLKSLNLDLDQEVKDNLKDIVATTVHPINAKFLADVSYMLEYTKFAPAHPKYPALADIFKEALDKVLRGEMTPEEGVDYIIQKVNADPELAENVEVIGEIPKDWQFP from the coding sequence AGTTTTCTGCATGGGGCTCTGGAGATCCCAATAGTGTTATGAGGGTTCATGGGATTGTTGAAGCAGCTAGAAGGATAAACAAGATCTGGGAAGAGAATGGTGTTAATGTAAAGATAATAATAACTGACAAACATTATGCCGCAGCTTTTCAAGATGCTTACCAAGAGTATCTTAGCAAACAACCTCTTGGTCAGGCTGGAGACTTCTTTGTAAATTCCTACGCATTCTTACCGACCCTAGCAGATGAAGGCTACATTCTTGATATAACAGAATACGCCAACGCATACAAGAGTGTAATAGAGGACTTCTATCCATCCCTTATAGAGGCTTCCAAGTTTGATGGAAAGCTATATGGGTTGCCTCAAGATACAGAGGCAAGACCTCTTTACATAAGGAGAGACGTAGCTGCAAAGATTGGTTTCAATTTAGAGGGAATCGAAGAGAAGGTTAAAAATGGTGAATTCACATGGAGCGACGTTTATCAGTGGGCAAAGAAAGCAAAGGGAAGTGGAGTGGCAGAATGGGGCCTTATACACAGAAAAGGTTCCGCTCATCCAGATTTGATTCAATTCATCTTCGCTTTTGGTGGAAAGCTCTACAATGAAGAGTCCAAGAAGCTTGTCGTTGATGTTCCTGCAATTTACAAATGGTTTTACGTTGAGTGGAAATTTGTTCAGGATGGTCTTCTTCCAGGGGATATAATGAGTTGGGACTGGGCGAAGCAGATCCATCCTGCGATTGTTGAAGGAAGGACACTCTTTGACATTGGCGGAACATGGTATTGGACAGAGTGGCAAACGAAGGATTACTATGGAAAAGAAGGGACTCCAAGACCTATAAAGCCCGACGAAGTCCAGAACTGGTTTGCTTATACATTATTCCCTGCTGGTGAAAAAGGACTACAACCAGTGACTCTGAGCCAACCCTTTGTATGGATGATAAACTCCAAAGCAGGTCAACAAAATCCAAAATATGAAGAACTCGAGGAAATATATCATGAGCTTGCTTTCTTAATGATAATAAAAGCAAGTGACCCAGATATAAATGCAATACACAGTGTAATAAGTGCTCATTTACCTGTTAGAAAAGCTGCTGCAGAGCTCATTAGTGATGAAAAGTGGCTTAACGACTTAAAGAGCCTTAATCTGGACTTGGATCAAGAAGTGAAAGATAATCTGAAAGACATAGTTGCAACTACAGTGCATCCAATAAATGCCAAGTTCCTCGCTGACGTGAGCTATATGCTAGAATATACAAAATTCGCCCCAGCTCATCCAAAATACCCTGCATTGGCCGATATATTCAAAGAGGCTTTAGATAAGGTACTAAGAGGAGAAATGACCCCAGAAGAAGGTGTTGATTATATAATCCAGAAAGTAAATGCAGACCCAGAGCTTGCTGAGAACGTAGAGGTTATTGGAGAAATTCCAAAAGACTGGCAATTCCCATGA
- a CDS encoding DUF4152 family protein, translated as MRIVAADTGGAVLDENYNPIGLIATAAVLVEKPYRTAKISIVRYSNPFDYDLSGRQALKDEAFLALKLAKKVKPDVVHLDSTLGGIEIRKLDDPTIDALRISDRGKAIWHSLSKDLQPLAKKFWEETGIEVIAIGKESVAVRIAEIYAGLYSVKWGIEHGLEKGFIRIGLPRYMKVEVKGDRIFGESLDPREGGLYGELLIEKKDFEWQVYPNPIARTFMVFEIRA; from the coding sequence ATGAGAATAGTGGCTGCTGATACTGGAGGAGCGGTACTTGATGAGAACTATAATCCAATTGGTCTTATAGCAACTGCTGCCGTTCTCGTGGAAAAACCATACAGAACAGCTAAAATAAGTATTGTGAGGTATTCAAATCCCTTTGATTATGATTTAAGTGGGCGACAGGCACTAAAAGATGAAGCTTTTTTAGCTTTAAAACTTGCAAAGAAAGTTAAACCTGATGTAGTCCACTTAGACTCAACTCTTGGGGGAATAGAGATTAGAAAGCTTGATGATCCTACAATCGATGCTTTGAGAATCTCAGATAGAGGAAAGGCAATATGGCACAGCTTAAGCAAAGATCTACAGCCGTTAGCGAAGAAATTCTGGGAAGAAACAGGAATAGAAGTGATTGCTATTGGAAAGGAAAGTGTGGCTGTGAGAATAGCTGAGATCTATGCGGGTCTTTATTCAGTCAAGTGGGGAATTGAACACGGTCTAGAGAAAGGTTTTATCAGAATAGGCCTTCCACGATATATGAAAGTTGAAGTAAAAGGCGATAGAATCTTTGGAGAGAGTTTAGACCCTCGAGAGGGTGGGCTTTATGGTGAATTGCTTATTGAAAAGAAAGATTTTGAGTGGCAGGTTTATCCCAACCCAATAGCTAGGACTTTTATGGTATTTGAGATAAGGGCCTAA
- a CDS encoding TIGR00289 family protein, with amino-acid sequence MRVAVLFSGGKDSTYALYWALKQGFDVKYLVSMHSESEESYMYHVPNIHLTELQARAIGIPLVKGFTKGEKEKEVEDLKNVLEGLKIDGVIAGALASTYQRERVEKVAKELGLEVFAPFWQADPEEYMKEIIKVGFDVVIVGVSAYGLDERWLGRKIDEKAIQELKALNKKYKVHIAGEGGEFETFVRDAPFFRARIVFDEVEKIWDEYTSSGVLLIKAAHLESKE; translated from the coding sequence ATGAGAGTTGCAGTACTTTTTTCTGGAGGAAAGGACTCTACATATGCTCTCTACTGGGCATTAAAGCAAGGATTTGATGTTAAATATCTTGTGAGTATGCATTCTGAAAGTGAGGAGAGTTATATGTATCATGTCCCGAACATCCACTTAACCGAGTTACAGGCTAGAGCGATTGGGATTCCCCTTGTAAAAGGCTTTACAAAAGGGGAAAAAGAAAAAGAAGTGGAAGATCTTAAGAATGTATTAGAAGGGTTGAAGATAGATGGTGTGATTGCTGGGGCGTTAGCCAGTACATATCAAAGAGAGAGAGTGGAAAAGGTGGCAAAAGAACTGGGATTAGAAGTGTTTGCCCCATTCTGGCAAGCTGATCCAGAGGAGTATATGAAAGAAATTATTAAAGTGGGTTTTGATGTGGTAATAGTTGGGGTGTCAGCATATGGCCTAGATGAGCGGTGGCTTGGAAGAAAAATAGATGAAAAGGCCATACAGGAATTAAAAGCGCTCAATAAAAAGTATAAGGTGCATATAGCTGGCGAGGGCGGTGAGTTTGAAACGTTTGTTAGAGATGCTCCATTTTTTAGAGCGAGGATTGTATTTGATGAAGTTGAAAAGATATGGGATGAGTATACTTCTTCGGGAGTGTTGTTGATTAAAGCTGCCCATTTAGAGTCTAAGGAGTGA
- a CDS encoding YbaK/EbsC family protein: MNFKGIEEKVIKFRDERLWRKYHTPKNLAISLAIELGELLEHFQWETNDEIFEKIKNKEVQEKIEEEMADIIIYLVILAHELGIDLDKAVEEKLKKNEEKYPVKEIRIEEIVKELGGEIIEPKGEVKSVKQVVKLLGVQPDQIIKSLVFIVNESEPILVIVDGKSKASIEKLKKVFGNVRMAKAKEVERITGYKVGEVPPVGVPIRTIMDKKVLGKEFVIGGGGRIDRLSKLSPKKILEFQKAELLDVAE, from the coding sequence ATGAATTTTAAGGGAATTGAAGAAAAAGTAATTAAGTTCAGGGATGAAAGACTCTGGAGAAAGTATCATACTCCAAAGAACCTTGCAATCTCATTGGCAATCGAACTTGGGGAACTTTTGGAACATTTCCAGTGGGAAACGAATGATGAAATCTTTGAAAAGATCAAAAACAAGGAAGTACAAGAAAAGATTGAAGAGGAGATGGCGGATATAATAATCTACCTTGTTATCCTAGCTCATGAACTAGGAATAGATCTAGATAAGGCAGTAGAAGAAAAGTTGAAGAAGAATGAAGAAAAATATCCCGTAAAAGAAATAAGAATTGAAGAGATCGTTAAAGAGCTTGGAGGGGAGATAATAGAACCGAAAGGAGAAGTAAAAAGTGTAAAGCAAGTTGTGAAACTTCTTGGTGTTCAACCAGATCAGATAATTAAATCTCTGGTTTTTATAGTAAATGAAAGTGAACCTATCCTTGTTATAGTGGATGGAAAATCAAAGGCAAGCATTGAAAAATTGAAAAAGGTCTTTGGGAACGTTAGAATGGCAAAAGCCAAAGAAGTTGAGAGGATTACGGGATATAAAGTTGGTGAAGTTCCACCGGTAGGGGTTCCCATAAGAACAATAATGGATAAGAAAGTTCTTGGGAAAGAATTTGTAATTGGGGGAGGAGGGAGGATAGATAGATTAAGTAAGCTCAGTCCAAAGAAAATCCTAGAATTTCAAAAGGCTGAACTTTTAGATGTTGCGGAATAA
- a CDS encoding ABC transporter ATP-binding protein, protein MVMITLEGITKKFGDFTALDRINLEIEDKEFMALLGPSGSGKSTLLYTIAGIYRPTAGRIYFDDRDVTEIPPKDRNVGLVFQNWALYPHMKVFKNIAFPLELKKAPKGEIEKKVKEVSKMLHIEHLLDRYPWQLSGGQQQRVAIARALVKEPDVLLLDEPLSNLDALLRLEVRAELKRLQKELGITAVYVTHDQAEALAMADRIAIIKEGKILQVGDPDEVYYKPAYKFVAGFLGSPPMNFVEAEIKEGNLYIYQSIIPVPQQYREIVKKLNISEALFGFRPHDAEIVKGEGKGIKGEVYSFEPLGREQIVTVAVDGEVFVKVFAPEGEHFKFGEKVTIIPNEDRVILFDKKTEKALEFLL, encoded by the coding sequence ATGGTTATGATAACATTGGAAGGGATTACAAAAAAATTTGGGGATTTCACGGCGTTGGATAGAATCAATTTGGAAATAGAAGATAAAGAGTTTATGGCATTATTAGGACCATCAGGGAGTGGAAAATCTACCCTATTATATACGATAGCAGGGATATATCGACCAACTGCTGGAAGGATATACTTTGATGATAGGGACGTTACAGAAATTCCTCCAAAAGACAGAAATGTAGGTTTAGTATTTCAAAATTGGGCGCTTTATCCTCATATGAAGGTATTTAAGAATATAGCTTTCCCTCTTGAACTTAAAAAAGCTCCAAAAGGGGAAATAGAAAAGAAGGTTAAAGAAGTTTCTAAAATGTTGCATATTGAGCATCTTTTAGATAGATATCCTTGGCAGCTTAGTGGTGGTCAGCAGCAAAGAGTAGCAATAGCAAGAGCTCTAGTTAAAGAGCCAGATGTTTTACTACTGGATGAACCGCTAAGCAATCTAGATGCCCTGCTTAGATTAGAAGTCAGAGCAGAACTTAAAAGACTTCAAAAAGAGCTTGGTATTACTGCAGTTTATGTAACTCACGATCAGGCAGAGGCCCTAGCAATGGCAGATAGGATTGCCATAATCAAGGAAGGAAAGATACTTCAAGTAGGGGACCCAGACGAGGTGTATTATAAACCAGCATATAAGTTTGTAGCTGGATTCTTAGGTAGTCCACCAATGAACTTCGTTGAAGCTGAAATAAAGGAAGGGAATCTCTACATCTATCAGAGCATAATTCCAGTACCACAACAATATAGGGAGATTGTCAAAAAACTAAATATTAGTGAAGCACTCTTTGGATTCAGACCTCATGATGCAGAGATTGTTAAGGGAGAAGGGAAAGGCATTAAAGGGGAGGTTTATTCCTTTGAACCCCTTGGAAGAGAACAAATAGTCACGGTAGCAGTGGATGGTGAAGTTTTTGTGAAGGTTTTTGCTCCAGAGGGAGAACACTTCAAATTTGGGGAGAAAGTGACTATAATTCCAAATGAGGACAGGGTTATTCTTTTTGACAAGAAGACTGAGAAAGCCTTAGAATTTCTTCTCTAG
- a CDS encoding glycogen/starch synthase yields MRILILGFEYLPVKVGGLAEAITSIAETLAKLGNEVWVFTPSHGHIEGERTLEFEIAIYNGKEKIQVYERLQNGVRVFAISSPLLDNKDVYGPGWEGMLGKAIQFGKATVGLLNFLIEKEGKPDVLHFHDWHTVFAGALIKKYFQLPAVFTIHRLNKSKVPAYYFHEAHLGELAPYPDIDPEYVGAYIADLVTTVSRSYLWEEWEFYKNFEGKATYVYNGIACDFWNEELLENKALPREERRRKILEALGLSDGTTFMFIGRFDRGQKGVDTLLKAIETIAHEYPSEFSKMRFLIIGKGDPELESWAHALGAKYPENIKVITEMLKREFTRELYGSVDFIIVPSYFEPFGLVQMEAMCLGAIPIGSAVGGIKDTIISLDEDTENATGLLVPPRDPNALAQAILRMSKLKEENSVALEKMRQNGKKRSKEVFTWENACKRYLRAYRNDIDKAVEFLR; encoded by the coding sequence ATGAGAATACTAATATTAGGATTTGAATATTTACCAGTGAAAGTCGGAGGGTTGGCAGAAGCTATAACAAGCATTGCTGAAACCTTAGCAAAACTTGGCAATGAAGTTTGGGTGTTTACACCTTCCCACGGACATATAGAAGGCGAGAGGACACTAGAATTCGAGATTGCAATTTATAATGGGAAAGAGAAGATACAAGTATATGAGAGGCTCCAAAATGGAGTCAGGGTATTTGCTATAAGCAGTCCACTCCTAGATAACAAGGATGTTTATGGACCGGGATGGGAGGGAATGCTGGGTAAAGCAATACAATTTGGAAAGGCCACAGTTGGACTTTTAAATTTCCTCATAGAGAAGGAAGGAAAGCCAGATGTCCTACATTTCCATGACTGGCACACTGTCTTTGCGGGTGCTTTAATTAAGAAATATTTCCAACTTCCGGCAGTTTTTACAATTCACCGATTAAACAAATCCAAAGTTCCGGCATATTACTTCCACGAGGCCCACTTAGGAGAACTCGCACCATATCCTGATATAGATCCCGAATATGTAGGAGCATACATAGCAGATTTAGTTACTACAGTGAGCAGAAGTTATTTGTGGGAAGAATGGGAGTTTTATAAGAACTTTGAGGGAAAAGCAACATATGTCTATAATGGCATAGCCTGTGACTTTTGGAATGAAGAATTATTAGAAAATAAAGCTCTTCCAAGGGAAGAAAGAAGGAGAAAAATCCTAGAGGCCCTGGGCTTAAGCGATGGCACTACATTTATGTTCATTGGTAGATTTGACAGAGGCCAGAAAGGTGTTGATACCCTTCTAAAAGCAATTGAAACTATCGCACATGAATATCCAAGTGAGTTCTCAAAGATGCGCTTTCTTATAATAGGAAAAGGTGATCCAGAACTTGAAAGTTGGGCTCATGCTTTGGGAGCTAAGTACCCAGAAAACATCAAAGTAATAACCGAGATGCTAAAGAGAGAATTTACAAGAGAACTTTATGGTAGTGTTGACTTTATAATTGTTCCATCATACTTTGAGCCCTTTGGACTTGTACAAATGGAGGCAATGTGTTTAGGAGCAATTCCCATAGGTTCAGCTGTTGGAGGAATAAAAGACACAATAATAAGCCTAGATGAAGATACAGAAAACGCTACTGGATTGCTAGTCCCACCAAGAGATCCCAATGCTCTTGCACAGGCTATTTTGAGGATGAGTAAGCTAAAAGAAGAGAACTCAGTGGCCCTCGAGAAAATGCGCCAAAATGGCAAAAAACGCTCAAAAGAGGTTTTTACGTGGGAAAACGCTTGTAAGAGATATCTGAGAGCTTATAGAAATGATATAGACAAAGCTGTGGAGTTTTTAAGATAA
- a CDS encoding carbohydrate ABC transporter permease encodes MKGEKLRSLSFFLSPMIAMVGIFYLIPLVFTVYISFTKMRNWNTEKYLSEIVGLYNYQRLFHMFQHDPMIRAILLTTVVFVGITLLINVFGGLLLALGTFFINESSASSIRLLWLLPRMSPIAVYSLVWYYFFHGSDIGTLNSILLKLGLVSEPIPWGQITPWGVWSIIIFVNGLVGVSFGMIVFTSALNQIPKELVIAARVDGASAWQISKKILIPMLKWHFLYVLTWQFLSLLTTYPHLFLLVEWDLVNRDYGTTLALYVFNTAFGRGEQDQGLAAAAAVLLSIIGIMGGYVTLKVLQFERMIHEPRGDVE; translated from the coding sequence ATGAAGGGAGAAAAGCTTCGAAGTCTTTCCTTTTTTCTTTCTCCAATGATAGCAATGGTGGGCATATTCTATTTAATCCCCCTTGTATTCACTGTTTATATAAGCTTCACTAAAATGAGGAACTGGAATACGGAGAAGTATTTGAGTGAGATTGTTGGTCTTTATAACTATCAAAGGCTCTTTCACATGTTTCAGCATGATCCTATGATTAGGGCGATTCTTCTAACTACTGTTGTTTTCGTGGGGATAACGCTCCTCATAAATGTTTTTGGAGGACTTCTTTTAGCATTGGGAACATTCTTTATAAATGAGAGTTCTGCTTCAAGTATTAGGCTTCTCTGGTTACTTCCTAGAATGTCCCCAATAGCTGTTTATAGTTTAGTGTGGTACTACTTCTTCCATGGGAGTGATATTGGGACATTGAATTCTATTTTGCTTAAGTTGGGTCTTGTCTCTGAACCAATCCCCTGGGGTCAAATAACTCCTTGGGGAGTGTGGAGCATTATTATCTTTGTTAATGGGCTTGTAGGGGTTAGTTTTGGTATGATAGTCTTTACGTCTGCGTTAAATCAGATACCTAAAGAACTCGTGATAGCGGCTAGGGTAGATGGGGCATCTGCATGGCAGATTTCAAAGAAAATTTTAATCCCCATGCTAAAGTGGCACTTTCTTTATGTCCTTACTTGGCAGTTCCTTAGCTTACTCACTACTTATCCTCACCTTTTCCTGTTAGTTGAATGGGATTTAGTGAATAGAGATTATGGAACAACGCTTGCTTTATATGTTTTTAACACTGCTTTTGGACGTGGAGAACAAGACCAGGGTTTAGCAGCGGCGGCAGCAGTTTTATTATCCATAATTGGCATCATGGGTGGCTATGTTACTCTAAAAGTACTCCAATTTGAAAGGATGATCCATGAGCCGAGGGGTGATGTAGAATGA
- a CDS encoding carbohydrate ABC transporter permease, whose protein sequence is MRDVETRPKRYEWLIIAVIIFASLPLILGFALLVLSSFSKDMITNLSPESFRPTIENWVNVFQGKLAITGGIRQNILKITFNTLVVALGVSGIVTLISTLAGYSLSRMKFRGRKAMMLLLLVLHAFPGVALIVGVYLFYRLTFPQDPSLVRIYSFFYVVLARAALEIPMSVWLMKGFFDTIPWEFEWSGIIDGASRIKVWWKIMLPLIKPGILAVALFGFLAGWQDLIYVRTFLIDQTLATFIEANIEAEYSHMPLIAAAGTLYLLPTIIFFLTAQQLLLQGYSGGIKG, encoded by the coding sequence ATGAGGGATGTAGAAACTAGGCCCAAGAGATATGAATGGCTGATAATAGCGGTCATCATCTTTGCAAGTCTCCCTCTTATATTAGGATTTGCTCTGTTGGTTCTCTCGAGCTTTAGCAAGGATATGATAACTAATCTAAGTCCAGAGTCTTTTCGGCCTACTATTGAGAATTGGGTAAATGTCTTTCAAGGAAAATTGGCCATAACAGGAGGTATACGTCAGAATATATTAAAAATAACATTTAATACTCTAGTAGTTGCTCTTGGAGTTTCTGGTATAGTTACCTTGATTAGTACACTTGCTGGTTATTCTCTCTCGAGAATGAAATTTAGAGGGAGAAAAGCAATGATGCTTCTTCTCCTTGTGCTTCATGCTTTTCCAGGAGTTGCATTAATTGTAGGGGTTTATCTTTTCTATCGTCTGACTTTTCCTCAAGATCCGTCTCTGGTTCGAATTTATTCATTTTTCTATGTAGTACTTGCAAGAGCGGCTCTAGAAATTCCAATGTCCGTATGGTTAATGAAAGGTTTCTTTGACACAATCCCTTGGGAGTTTGAATGGTCTGGAATAATAGATGGGGCCTCTAGGATCAAAGTGTGGTGGAAGATAATGCTACCCTTAATAAAACCAGGTATATTGGCAGTAGCTTTGTTTGGATTTTTAGCTGGTTGGCAAGATTTGATTTATGTAAGAACATTTTTAATAGACCAAACTCTCGCAACGTTTATTGAGGCCAACATTGAGGCAGAGTACTCACACATGCCTCTCATAGCAGCCGCTGGAACGCTATATCTTTTACCTACTATAATCTTTTTCCTAACGGCCCAACAATTGCTCCTCCAAGGTTATTCAGGAGGAATCAAAGGGTGA
- the iorA gene encoding indolepyruvate ferredoxin oxidoreductase subunit alpha, with translation MEIANSQSSVAVPKISNKKLLMGNEAIAYGALESGISFATGYPGTPSTEVIETIARLNPEVFAEWAPNEKVALEEAAGVAYTGLRVLVTMKCVGLNVAADPLMSLAYSGVEGGLVILVADDPGPHTSQTEQDDRYYGKIALLPVLEPADVQEAHDLVKYAYELSEKYKVPVIFRTTTRVNHTTADVEVGEFINLNREPKFKKDIQRYVRASMKGNLERHRWLNQTLKEIELEFESIPFNWIEGEGEIGIITEGAPYNYVKEVTSKMGENFKILKLSTPHPLPRKLVVEFLRSVKKVIVIEDGAPFLEEEVKIAAYEEGILIPIYGKRTGHLPLEGELTPRIVRNALLKILGNEGEEYVKPKEVEEAEKLAPSRPPTMCPGCPHKGSYRALLDALRQLKFKKDELPIHGDIGCYALSLLPPLEAIWTEYVMGASISLANGQSIAMGKKIIATIGDSTFFHNGLQPLVDAVYKDLDVLIMILDNRTTAMTGHQPHPGTGGSETGRKFNEINIESLVKALGVKYVKTVDPYDLKATKEAIREAMQTKGPAVIIAKRECIIPVIRRGEVGEIPLVIESKCTGCKACALLTGCPALVFDSESGKMRIDSLICTGCGLCEQLCPFDAIVYPNKE, from the coding sequence ATGGAAATAGCGAATTCACAGTCCTCGGTTGCTGTTCCTAAAATTTCAAATAAAAAGCTTCTCATGGGGAATGAAGCAATTGCGTATGGGGCTTTAGAAAGTGGCATTTCATTTGCTACTGGTTATCCAGGAACACCTTCCACAGAGGTTATTGAAACAATAGCTAGGTTAAACCCAGAAGTTTTTGCAGAATGGGCACCTAATGAAAAGGTTGCGCTTGAAGAGGCTGCGGGTGTTGCGTATACTGGCCTTAGGGTCCTTGTGACTATGAAATGTGTTGGACTTAATGTTGCAGCTGATCCTTTAATGAGCTTGGCCTATTCTGGGGTCGAAGGAGGATTAGTTATTTTAGTTGCGGATGATCCTGGTCCTCACACATCCCAAACAGAACAAGATGACAGGTATTATGGTAAGATTGCTCTATTGCCAGTATTGGAGCCTGCAGATGTCCAAGAGGCACATGATCTAGTAAAATACGCCTATGAGCTTAGTGAGAAGTACAAAGTCCCAGTTATTTTCAGGACAACTACTAGGGTTAATCATACCACTGCAGATGTTGAAGTTGGCGAGTTTATTAACCTCAATAGAGAGCCTAAATTTAAAAAAGACATTCAGAGATACGTGAGAGCTTCAATGAAAGGCAATCTTGAGAGACATAGATGGCTTAATCAAACATTAAAGGAGATTGAACTTGAATTTGAGAGTATCCCATTTAATTGGATCGAAGGAGAGGGAGAGATAGGAATCATAACTGAGGGAGCGCCATATAACTATGTTAAAGAGGTCACCTCAAAGATGGGAGAGAACTTTAAGATCTTGAAGCTTTCAACTCCTCATCCCCTACCCAGAAAACTTGTAGTGGAGTTCTTAAGAAGTGTCAAGAAGGTTATAGTGATTGAAGATGGAGCTCCTTTTTTAGAGGAAGAAGTCAAAATTGCTGCTTATGAGGAGGGAATATTGATTCCAATTTATGGGAAGAGAACTGGACATTTACCTCTTGAAGGGGAACTGACTCCGAGAATTGTAAGAAATGCCCTCTTAAAGATCCTTGGTAATGAAGGAGAAGAGTATGTGAAGCCTAAGGAGGTGGAAGAAGCGGAGAAATTAGCTCCTTCAAGACCACCAACCATGTGTCCAGGTTGTCCACATAAAGGGTCTTATAGGGCTTTGCTTGATGCCCTTAGGCAGTTAAAATTCAAAAAAGATGAACTCCCAATCCATGGAGACATAGGATGCTATGCTCTATCGCTCCTTCCCCCCTTAGAAGCAATATGGACGGAATATGTAATGGGAGCGAGTATAAGCTTAGCAAACGGCCAGAGTATAGCAATGGGGAAGAAAATAATAGCAACAATAGGAGATTCTACATTCTTCCACAATGGACTACAGCCACTCGTAGATGCTGTTTACAAAGATCTTGATGTTCTTATCATGATTCTTGATAATAGAACAACGGCAATGACGGGACATCAACCACATCCTGGAACTGGGGGAAGTGAAACCGGCAGGAAATTCAATGAAATAAATATTGAATCTCTTGTGAAAGCATTAGGAGTTAAGTATGTGAAAACAGTTGATCCCTATGATCTCAAAGCTACAAAGGAAGCTATAAGAGAAGCAATGCAAACCAAAGGACCAGCGGTTATCATAGCAAAGAGAGAATGCATAATCCCAGTTATAAGGAGAGGTGAAGTCGGGGAAATCCCCCTGGTTATTGAAAGCAAGTGTACTGGATGTAAAGCGTGTGCTTTGTTAACAGGATGTCCTGCATTAGTCTTTGATAGTGAAAGCGGCAAAATGAGAATTGATTCGCTTATATGCACTGGTTGTGGACTTTGTGAACAGTTGTGTCCGTTTGATGCAATTGTTTATCCAAACAAAGAGTGA
- a CDS encoding HIT family protein, which produces MNCPFCIPAQGALLYEDEKIRILIDSYPANKGHLLVVPKRHVEKLEDLREDEKFALLKGIEISIQNLKKLLNPDGFNIGINLGEAAGQTVPHLHIHVIPRYKGDSTFPRGGIRKAVLNVEDENLSLKERWIKNRLKEDEKKKLVELFRNI; this is translated from the coding sequence ATGAACTGCCCATTCTGTATTCCAGCTCAAGGGGCCCTCCTTTACGAGGATGAAAAGATTAGGATTTTGATAGATTCATATCCAGCGAACAAAGGACATTTACTTGTAGTTCCAAAAAGACACGTAGAGAAGCTGGAGGATCTAAGAGAAGATGAAAAATTTGCCCTTTTAAAGGGAATTGAAATCTCAATCCAAAACCTCAAAAAACTTCTAAATCCCGATGGATTCAATATAGGAATTAACCTCGGAGAAGCTGCAGGACAGACAGTTCCTCATCTCCATATACACGTTATTCCTCGATATAAGGGAGATAGCACCTTCCCCAGAGGAGGCATACGAAAGGCTGTTCTTAATGTTGAAGATGAAAACTTAAGTCTTAAAGAAAGATGGATAAAGAACAGACTAAAAGAAGACGAAAAGAAGAAACTGGTGGAATTATTCCGCAACATCTAA